The Trichosurus vulpecula isolate mTriVul1 chromosome 4, mTriVul1.pri, whole genome shotgun sequence genome contains a region encoding:
- the ABHD13 gene encoding protein ABHD13 isoform X1 — protein sequence MEKSWMLWTFVERWLLALASWSWALCRISLLPLIVTFHLYGGITLLVLIFVSIAGILYKFQDVLLYFPEQPSSSRLYVPMPTGIPHENIFIRTKDGVLLNLILLRYTGDDSTYSPTIIYFHGNAGNIGHRLPNALLMLVNLKVNLLLVDYRGYGKSEGEASEEGLYLDSEAVLDYLMTRPDLDKTKIFLFGRSLGGAVAIHLASENSHRISAIMVENTFLSIPHMATTLFSFFPMRYLPLWCYKNKFLSYRKISQCRMPSLFISGLSDQLIPPVMMKQLYELSPSRTKRLAIFPDGTHNDTWQCQGYFTALEQFIKEVIKSHSPEEMAKTSSNVMNGDY from the exons ATGGAAAAGTCATGGATGTTGTGGACCTTTGTTGAAAGATGGCTATTAGCCTTAGCTTCATGGTCTTGGGCTCTCTGCCgtatttctcttttacctttaaTAGTGACTTTCCATCTGTATGGAGGCATCACCTTACTTGTGTTAATATTTGTATCAATAGCAGGTATTCTATATAAATTCCAGGATGTATTGCTTTATTTTCCAGAACAGCCATCATCATCCCGCCTTTATGTCCCTATGCCCACTGGCATTCCACATGAAAACATTTTCATCAGAACCAAAGATGGAGTGCTTCTCAACCTTATTTTGCTGAGATACACTGGAGATGATTCAACGTATTCCCCGACTATCATTTATTTTCATGGAAATGCAGGCAATATTGGTCACAGGTTACCAAATGCTTTGCTTATGCTGGTTAACCTGAAAGTTAACCTTTTACTTGTTGATTATAGAGGTTATGGAAAAAGCGAAGGTGAAGCAAGTGAAGAAGGACTCTACCTAGATTCAGAAGCTGTGCTGGACTATTTGATGACCAGACCTGACCttgataaaacaaaaatttttctttttggccgTTCCTTGGGGGGAGCAGTGGCTATTCACTTAGCTTCTGAAAATTCCCATAGGATTTCAGCCATCATGGTAGAGAACACATTTCTGAGCATACCACATATGGCCactactttattttctttctttccaatgcGATATCTTCCTTTGTGGTGCtacaaaaataaattcttgtcCTACAGAAAAATCTCTCAGTGCAGAATGCCTTCTCTATTCATCTCTGGGCTCTCAGACCAGTTAATTCCACCAGTAATGATGAAACAGCTTTATGAACTTTCCCCGTCTCGGACTAAGAGATTAGCAATTTTTCCTGATGGAACTCATAATGACACATGGCAGTGCCAGGGTTATTTCACTGCACTTGAACAGTTCATCAAAGAAGTTATAAAAAGTCACTCCCCTGAAGAAATGGCAAAGACTTCATCTAAT GTCATGAATGGAGACTACTAA
- the ABHD13 gene encoding protein ABHD13 isoform X2, which produces MEKSWMLWTFVERWLLALASWSWALCRISLLPLIVTFHLYGGITLLVLIFVSIAGILYKFQDVLLYFPEQPSSSRLYVPMPTGIPHENIFIRTKDGVLLNLILLRYTGDDSTYSPTIIYFHGNAGNIGHRLPNALLMLVNLKVNLLLVDYRGYGKSEGEASEEGLYLDSEAVLDYLMTRPDLDKTKIFLFGRSLGGAVAIHLASENSHRISAIMVENTFLSIPHMATTLFSFFPMRYLPLWCYKNKFLSYRKISQCRMPSLFISGLSDQLIPPVMMKQLYELSPSRTKRLAIFPDGTHNDTWQCQGYFTALEQFIKEVIKSHSPEEMAKTSSNVTII; this is translated from the coding sequence ATGGAAAAGTCATGGATGTTGTGGACCTTTGTTGAAAGATGGCTATTAGCCTTAGCTTCATGGTCTTGGGCTCTCTGCCgtatttctcttttacctttaaTAGTGACTTTCCATCTGTATGGAGGCATCACCTTACTTGTGTTAATATTTGTATCAATAGCAGGTATTCTATATAAATTCCAGGATGTATTGCTTTATTTTCCAGAACAGCCATCATCATCCCGCCTTTATGTCCCTATGCCCACTGGCATTCCACATGAAAACATTTTCATCAGAACCAAAGATGGAGTGCTTCTCAACCTTATTTTGCTGAGATACACTGGAGATGATTCAACGTATTCCCCGACTATCATTTATTTTCATGGAAATGCAGGCAATATTGGTCACAGGTTACCAAATGCTTTGCTTATGCTGGTTAACCTGAAAGTTAACCTTTTACTTGTTGATTATAGAGGTTATGGAAAAAGCGAAGGTGAAGCAAGTGAAGAAGGACTCTACCTAGATTCAGAAGCTGTGCTGGACTATTTGATGACCAGACCTGACCttgataaaacaaaaatttttctttttggccgTTCCTTGGGGGGAGCAGTGGCTATTCACTTAGCTTCTGAAAATTCCCATAGGATTTCAGCCATCATGGTAGAGAACACATTTCTGAGCATACCACATATGGCCactactttattttctttctttccaatgcGATATCTTCCTTTGTGGTGCtacaaaaataaattcttgtcCTACAGAAAAATCTCTCAGTGCAGAATGCCTTCTCTATTCATCTCTGGGCTCTCAGACCAGTTAATTCCACCAGTAATGATGAAACAGCTTTATGAACTTTCCCCGTCTCGGACTAAGAGATTAGCAATTTTTCCTGATGGAACTCATAATGACACATGGCAGTGCCAGGGTTATTTCACTGCACTTGAACAGTTCATCAAAGAAGTTATAAAAAGTCACTCCCCTGAAGAAATGGCAAAGACTTCATCTAATGTAACAATTATATAA